In a genomic window of Tissierella sp. Yu-01:
- a CDS encoding DegV family protein, translated as MIKLMADSTCDLSKEVIERYNIGIAPLNIVIDGTTYKDKIDITPDEFYKLLPDLETLPTTSMPGPEEYLTIIDEAIKDGYTEFLCICMSSGTSGSYQSAELAKSYFYENNPDTKIRIHVVDSLSMSHGSGWLILKSAELLEQGYSFDELIEFNETYKVKVKHFLCVDDLNNLIKSGRLTNASAFIGKLLKVKPIMTMRKGKGAIVAKERGLKNVLRFYVDEFVRRLDKEISNFIIIGYSSNIDRAEDLKTKIIAETDYDGEIYIMQMGVSVGTHVGLGGLSMFFVEERYERDGLVKSEIKSIKHKKDELIEKIKH; from the coding sequence ATGATTAAATTAATGGCTGACTCAACATGTGATTTATCGAAAGAAGTAATAGAAAGATACAATATAGGCATTGCACCCTTAAATATTGTTATCGATGGGACAACCTATAAAGATAAGATAGATATTACCCCAGATGAGTTTTATAAGTTATTACCAGATTTGGAAACGCTACCAACTACTTCTATGCCAGGTCCAGAAGAATATTTAACCATTATTGATGAGGCGATCAAAGATGGTTATACTGAATTTTTATGCATTTGTATGTCTAGTGGTACAAGTGGTTCATATCAGTCAGCAGAATTAGCAAAGAGTTATTTTTATGAAAATAATCCAGACACTAAAATAAGAATACATGTGGTTGATTCCCTATCAATGAGCCATGGAAGTGGATGGTTAATTTTAAAAAGTGCTGAGCTACTTGAACAAGGCTATAGTTTTGATGAACTAATTGAATTTAATGAAACATATAAGGTAAAGGTAAAACACTTCCTTTGCGTAGATGATCTAAACAATCTAATTAAAAGTGGTAGATTGACAAATGCCAGTGCATTTATAGGAAAATTATTAAAGGTAAAACCTATAATGACCATGAGAAAAGGTAAAGGTGCAATAGTTGCTAAAGAAAGAGGATTAAAGAATGTATTAAGGTTTTACGTAGACGAATTTGTAAGAAGGCTTGATAAGGAGATAAGTAATTTTATTATTATTGGATATTCATCTAACATAGATAGAGCTGAGGATTTAAAGACAAAAATAATAGCCGAAACAGATTATGATGGTGAAATATATATAATGCAAATGGGGGTTTCAGTAGGTACCCATGTAGGCTTAGGTGGGCTATCTATGTTCTTCGTAGAAGAAAGATATGAAAGAGACGGTTTAGTAAAAAGTGAGATTAAAAGTATAAAGCATAAAAAAGATGAGTTAATAGAAAAGATTAAGCATTAA
- a CDS encoding sigma-70 family RNA polymerase sigma factor, which translates to MEEKYLIKMLKRGNEEAYYELINLYGNRLLRASFLMIKDEVEAEDVVQETFIRVFKYIKSFKGESSLYTWIYRISQNIIKDKLKGQIYTTPYEDNEVDFNTPEDITIDNVDREILRLELDDLSFIYKQVLVLFYFEDLTVKEIALILDEKEGTIKSKLSRGRILLKQALEKGGDFSG; encoded by the coding sequence GTGGAAGAAAAATATCTAATAAAAATGCTAAAAAGAGGCAATGAAGAAGCATATTATGAATTGATTAACCTATATGGAAACAGGCTTCTTAGAGCTTCCTTTCTTATGATCAAGGATGAGGTTGAGGCTGAAGACGTAGTTCAAGAGACATTTATTAGGGTTTTTAAGTACATTAAAAGCTTTAAGGGTGAAAGCTCACTGTACACTTGGATATATCGAATTTCACAAAATATCATAAAGGATAAATTAAAGGGGCAAATATACACTACTCCCTATGAGGATAATGAAGTAGATTTTAATACCCCCGAAGATATAACCATTGATAATGTAGATAGGGAAATCTTACGATTGGAATTAGATGATTTGAGTTTTATTTATAAACAGGTATTGGTTTTGTTTTATTTTGAAGATTTAACTGTAAAGGAGATAGCCTTAATTCTGGATGAAAAGGAAGGAACAATAAAAAGCAAATTATCTAGGGGAAGGATATTACTAAAACAAGCCTTGGAGAAAGGAGGAGATTTTAGTGGATAA
- a CDS encoding tetratricopeptide repeat protein, with the protein MKIKIKIRTIIKITVLALLIFILVIPFGTLKIANYLNSKNSDKAKVFYESYLAKMVKLQNDEALYYYADNLMGHPYRYTIMMQSSGGMGDKTTLEDIDKAKTALEEIIKMGEGDYFDLAYISLMDISILTQNPKELADWIDWGKDSEDSNIKYISNLYNAYYNFVNRDYMKADEILNLYEENKISDYRYYLLRGYIALFEGDFNKAKNYFEEGNHMGEIKYGDTVFGSGSQQNRLFWTEEYMKEHMGDYKVRGRVTFNGEPMSFVEIYIKENYGGYSTRGEEFVGITDINGEFETIGFREGIYDIGIGLSDSILYDKVFLSNSNQYIEINKDMNYDFAFTSPIKVISPGPGTVLEGNELKVAWDEVEGVEYYDIQTIEFENNNKNSGGSTRYSIIANSTYGKLKDNEIVLNLNELRKVTGGFMWSGEEMIVHPSAILGSFIKGYEYPIVINAYDKNKNLIGSSLPINSYYDNMPSIKVSGELSEGEKLIFNRKYEEAIDYYNEVLDKDPNNEEALIYLTKIYYVSYKKDMGNYDKALEYAMRYNEIKDDSSLIYDVIHFMDHDAHRRHKELIISTFNNVDEENRDENYYYNMGEFYLSIRDYEKAREALERTTFSYTDLFFIDLYLGNLDSALARLDEDIFIYRMDKIILRESIKGLIKDGDLNEDYIYLKDILGTILSEDISNEEGLSIYSKAIENIKNHNIRDLLNEIKLYKNWDMEDQL; encoded by the coding sequence ATGAAAATTAAAATTAAGATTAGAACCATTATAAAGATTACAGTTTTGGCTTTGCTTATTTTTATACTTGTAATTCCCTTTGGAACTCTTAAGATTGCTAATTACCTGAATAGCAAGAATTCAGATAAGGCAAAGGTATTTTATGAAAGCTATCTAGCAAAAATGGTAAAATTGCAAAATGATGAAGCTTTATATTATTATGCAGATAATCTAATGGGGCATCCATATAGGTACACCATTATGATGCAGAGTTCTGGTGGAATGGGAGACAAAACTACCCTAGAGGATATAGATAAGGCCAAGACAGCTCTTGAAGAAATCATAAAGATGGGTGAGGGAGACTATTTTGATTTAGCTTATATTAGTCTAATGGATATTAGCATATTAACTCAAAACCCTAAGGAATTAGCTGATTGGATAGACTGGGGCAAGGATTCAGAGGATAGCAATATTAAGTATATAAGCAATTTATACAACGCATATTATAACTTTGTAAATAGGGATTATATGAAGGCAGATGAGATCCTTAACCTATATGAAGAAAATAAAATATCTGACTATAGATATTATTTGTTAAGAGGATATATAGCTTTATTTGAGGGAGATTTTAATAAGGCGAAGAATTATTTTGAAGAAGGTAATCATATGGGCGAAATTAAATATGGTGATACTGTATTTGGGTCAGGATCTCAGCAGAATAGATTATTCTGGACAGAAGAGTACATGAAGGAGCATATGGGAGATTACAAAGTTAGAGGGAGGGTAACCTTTAATGGAGAACCTATGTCATTTGTGGAGATTTACATTAAGGAGAACTATGGTGGTTATTCAACTAGGGGTGAGGAATTTGTTGGAATCACTGATATAAACGGAGAATTTGAGACTATAGGTTTTAGGGAAGGCATATATGATATAGGTATAGGTTTAAGTGACTCAATACTTTATGACAAGGTATTCTTGTCTAACAGTAACCAATATATTGAAATAAATAAGGATATGAATTATGATTTTGCCTTTACATCTCCTATAAAGGTCATAAGCCCAGGACCTGGTACAGTTTTAGAAGGAAATGAATTAAAAGTAGCATGGGACGAGGTAGAAGGTGTAGAGTACTATGATATTCAAACTATAGAATTTGAAAACAATAATAAGAATTCTGGAGGCTCAACTAGATATTCAATTATAGCCAATTCCACCTATGGGAAGCTAAAAGATAATGAGATAGTATTGAATTTAAATGAATTAAGAAAAGTAACTGGTGGATTTATGTGGTCTGGTGAAGAAATGATAGTTCATCCTAGTGCAATACTAGGAAGTTTTATTAAGGGCTATGAGTATCCAATAGTCATAAATGCATATGATAAGAATAAAAACTTAATAGGTAGCAGTCTTCCAATCAACAGCTATTATGATAATATGCCAAGTATAAAGGTATCAGGAGAATTAAGTGAGGGTGAGAAACTTATTTTCAATAGAAAGTATGAAGAGGCTATAGATTATTATAATGAAGTGTTGGATAAAGACCCAAATAATGAGGAAGCCTTAATCTATTTAACTAAGATATACTATGTCAGCTATAAAAAGGACATGGGAAACTACGATAAGGCTTTAGAATATGCTATGAGATATAACGAAATAAAGGATGATAGTTCACTGATATATGATGTTATACATTTTATGGACCATGATGCCCATAGAAGACATAAAGAATTAATAATAAGCACTTTTAATAATGTTGATGAAGAAAACCGTGACGAAAATTATTATTATAATATGGGAGAATTTTATCTGAGCATAAGGGATTATGAAAAGGCTAGGGAAGCCTTAGAAAGGACTACTTTTTCATATACAGATTTATTTTTTATAGATTTATATTTAGGGAATTTGGATTCAGCTTTAGCAAGACTAGACGAAGATATTTTCATTTATAGGATGGATAAAATAATACTAAGGGAGTCAATTAAAGGATTAATAAAAGATGGTGACTTAAATGAAGATTATATTTATCTTAAGGATATTCTAGGAACAATTTTAAGTGAAGATATAAGTAATGAAGAAGGATTAAGTATTTATAGTAAAGCCATCGAAAATATTAAAAATCATAATATTAGAGATTTATTAAATGAAATAAAATTGTATAAGAATTGGGATATGGAAGACCAGTTGTAG
- a CDS encoding NAD(P)H-dependent oxidoreductase: protein MSKILYVKANAKPEGVSRTFRVSDSFVTVYKKFNPNDEITTLDLYKEDIRFLNSDDINMSLNNVESGQFRNHPVFKYAYQLLDTDKIIIAAPFWNLSFPAILKAYLDCVAVGGITFKYTSEGPKGQCIGKKAIHFVTRGGAYTEEPLSAFELGDRYLRTLFAFLGITDFTTFALENMDRKSTNVEQVIEDAIKNTQELAKNF from the coding sequence ATGAGCAAAATTCTGTATGTTAAGGCAAATGCAAAACCTGAAGGTGTCTCTAGAACATTTAGAGTTTCTGATAGCTTTGTTACAGTATATAAGAAATTTAATCCAAATGATGAGATTACTACATTAGATTTATATAAGGAAGATATAAGATTTTTAAATTCAGATGATATTAATATGTCACTTAATAATGTTGAATCCGGACAATTTAGGAATCACCCGGTATTTAAATATGCATATCAACTTCTCGATACAGATAAAATTATTATAGCAGCTCCATTTTGGAATTTAAGCTTCCCAGCTATACTTAAAGCTTATCTTGATTGTGTAGCAGTAGGTGGAATCACATTCAAATATACATCAGAGGGTCCAAAAGGACAATGTATAGGTAAAAAGGCTATTCATTTTGTTACAAGAGGAGGAGCATATACTGAAGAGCCACTATCAGCATTTGAATTAGGCGATAGGTATCTTAGAACTCTCTTCGCATTCCTTGGAATAACAGACTTTACAACCTTTGCCTTAGAAAATATGGACCGTAAATCAACTAATGTTGAACAAGTTATAGAGGATGCAATTAAAAACACACAAGAATTAGCTAAAAATTTTTAA